DNA from Rosa rugosa chromosome 6, drRosRugo1.1, whole genome shotgun sequence:
aacaataataaatctttacggatttctcaataactaacacaagtaatcaatatggttatttacaaaacatcaattaatatactagaatatactaatcatattaaatagtagccttaatatagtcaaataatagtatatttcatgatttttgagattaatgatattttaggtactttgggttgtgtatttagtaaaatattagaatgagaaattaaataagTGGCGTATTcagtatggagtgtgtattaagtaatttggggtgtgtatttaaaacttctctaaATTTTATACGCAATAAGGTAGAAATGACAATATAAAAAATGTTAACGAAATATATTATCGTTTTGTATATTATGAAAGCTGGTATTTTAACTTGGCTTTAATATAAACATATTTCAAAAATGGAAGTGTTGAGTATGAGTTGGTATTTTAACCAAACTTCTGTGTTTACATTTTTCAAAAGAAAGAGATATTCTAACAAAAGATATTCTTTACATACAAATTAAGAAAGTGGTTAAATCTCACCAAAATATCATACATTTAAAGTTTGAACTAATCATCATCTGATGTATCACTTATTGGTTCATATGGTGTTGAAGacccttcattttcttttggataCAAACAACATAATATAAGGAGCAGCATATGAAACTTAGCAGTGACGCTTTTAAAAATCTGTATAACAATTTACTGATCCGTGATAAACATAAAAAGTTCTAAATTAAAATTTAAGAATTACTCAAGACACCCATTTATATAATACCATGTTTACTGACTTTTTCTATTTCTATTTGAAAAAATCAACTTAAATCAAGACTCAGGTTATTTTACATTTGACAAACCTAAGTCATATATAAAGATGGATAAAAAGTCTGTATAATCCTAAGAAGCTAAAACCATGGATTCAAGAACAAATAAATTTTAAGATCATATTCATCTTTCACTTCTATTTGCAataatcttttcttttttttttgttgaaaaagaATATTTGCAATAATCCAATTGAGCTAATATTTgtgttttttccttttaatatatatatatatatatatatatatatatatatataagggacAAAAGTGTCAAAGACCAAAGAAAATAGGGGGCAAATTTGGAAATCACTGTTGACTATTCATTGAACAGTAAAAATCTCATTTTACTTTTGTATCTCCACTACTATAAAGCCAGGCGTCGTCTTTGGTGTTAAAGGCTTCACCAATTTTTTGAAGTCCCCAAATTGTCCACCACATATACAAAGTTCAGTAAAACAAAAGATATCAAAGAGGGTTATTACTGTAAAATACCACGAAAATGTAGGAAAATATAAATACGGAAGCACAAGACTCTTGCGGCAgagagaagaaatgaaaaaaaaaaaaaaaaaaaaacttcacgCACAACATCGAAGAACTACTGTACGCACGATCTTGGAATGAACGAAGCATTTGGAGATCGTGGGGCGTGATCGGAGCAGAGATGGCTTCAACTACCTGATACAGTTTATACAAAAGGGAAACACAGCCCGAATAGAGGAACagaggaaaataaaaaatcaaaatccttATTCGAAAATTCAGGTATAAGATTTTCGAAAAGATGATTATGTATTGGTCTTTTCATTTCCGGTTTGGTTTTCTCTGAATTTTGCAGATATCTTGAAGAGAGATTAATTCTTTTGTTCCAGGTAACTTTtgctcttcattttcttcttcttttccatcGAATTGTGTTTACCAATTGCATGATTAAATGTTCCTCTTCGTGTCATCTCCATTATGATTCTGATCATGATTGAACAAAGCAGACTCATGCCCTTAGGAAACATACAAAGTCCTTTCTCTCCTTTATGATTGATATAACTTTTATTTGTCTTTTGAACTTATTGGTTTGTTTCATCAAAATCGGTTGGGTTTGTTTTGTCTTATGTTCTGGGTATAGAATACTCTTATCAAAATTAGTTGGTCTGTGTTGCAGATTGTGTCTTGCAACTTGCAAGGTATGGTAATGAATTTTCAGGTAACGCAATAGTTGCTAGGGGGAGAGGGAGGGGAGAGATTGGCTGGCTATATGCTAATTGCAACAATTTTTAGAATATTtagtttttatgtgaatgtAAAGTGATAGGGGCTTAATTAAGCTTCAAATTCTGGAAGCTGTAGCCTGtagaaatttttgtttttgtatttcCACCTTTTGATTGTTAATTATGTTACCATAACTGATAATTCATGCTGGGATGAGTTTAACCAAACCATGAGTGGTATCCAAATTCAGTTTAGTTACAATTAATGAGTCATGCTTATACTCTAAATATCTTTTCAGAGATTTTGGATAGTGAGATTGCAAGGATACTTAATaagctttttttcttttttcttttttcttatatgcttgcttatgttgtttcttttttttgatgaaattaagtCAACCATAATGAGTAATAGTTATCTTTGTAAATAGTAAATTAAAGGCCtatcaaattgttttttttttcttattcagCATTACGTATGTTATGCTTTCTGACAGGTTtacttgcttttttttttttttggcgatggaaagatttttattcaaacaagaACAACATTATAAACAAAAGACCTAAAACGGGCCTAAATAAAAACCaacaaacaacaacaaacaaaaccaaatagcCCTACAATCTTCAGCCACAGTGCAGATCTAACAGAAGAGAGATTATGTAGTGACGTCGCCGCCACCAGCCAAGCCCAAAGGTGACACAGAAACGTCACCAGATCTGCCAACGAAGACTTGGAGTCCAACCAAAATAATCCCGTGCAAGTACAGCAGCATAGAACCCATCGAAAGATCTCCATAACCCAAATCTCTAAACCATACAAAACATCCTCAGAAACAAAGTCAGTAACcaaagcagaagaaaaaaagaaaaagagataagGAGAGGGAGACTGATCCACAGAGGGATCAAAGGGACAGATGGCCGAAGACCGTGCAGACCCTTGATGCACTACCGTATTCAATGGGTTTACGCGCAGGGACGGGAAAAACCCGTTAAAACAGACAATCCAAACAACGTCGACGACAGAGCTCCGATGGATCAAGGAGCAATCGATGAAGTGGAGTCCGATGGGTGAGGAGGATGTGCATCTTAACCATGATGAATCAAAGATTTGAGACAAAGAGAGATGGGTATGctgaaaattaaaaattagGAATGGTTGGAAAAGGGGATCTGGGAAGGAAAGGAAAGCAAAGACAAAAGGGAAAGCATACTTGTCACCGCCGGGGCAGCAGGGAGCTACCACGAGAAGGGTAGGGATAAGCCTCGCGAAGAGGGAAAATGTCTCCCCCGACCTTCAAGCCAAAGATCCAGATCGGAGTGATCTAGATTTGGCAAGAAAGGGGGGGGGAAGCTAGAAGCTGGGTTTGCTAGAGAGAATGAGGAGCTGGGTTTGCCGTTCGATCCCTAATCAAgtaatcatgtcttgcttctaTTTTCAACGAAAGTTGTGTATTGATGGCCTCTGTAAGACGACAAAACTTCAATGTTAGCCCATACAAAACAATAGGCTGTTTGATACATCTTTGGTCCTGCATAATCATTTGGCTTTCAAAGTCCACGAGCTCTATGGAGTACTGTTGAAAGCTATAACTTTTGGTTTAATTACAAAAGGCTGTATAATATATTATAATTGGAGATTTTGTAATGCATACTGCAACTTCGATGTTTTGATTTGTTCTCTTTGATGTAGTTGACAATGGTTGATGATTACTTTTCCTAAGTTTATGGGAAATTTTTTTTCATGTGCCCATGTGAATTTCGGTACCTATAATAATGCCTTTTCGACTTCGGAATTTTGGTTCGGTGTTGAATGTttcatttggttttgggtttagTTTTCATAGTTTTTTGTTCATCATATAAGGacctcatatatacatataattaatattttgtaATACATAAAAGAGGAAGGCTGGCCAATAAATTTGGTTCCAAGCATGTTAATTCAGTTgtgttttgtttcctttgttctTCTCATTTCAACTAATCAGTTTCCCAATTGTTTTTTGGCTTCTTTCAAGTAGCCAGTCGGTAACCAATCAATTCTTTTATCAATCTATGCAGTTTGCTCTATTGTTCATCTTTTTGAACTTTTGTGCTTGTTTGATGTTTATTTCTCATAATTTACTTCTTTAACAGTAGAGGTATAAGTTTTTATGCCTGATTTATGTATCAAATTATTTCATCCCTATTTTGTAGATTTTCTagctatgttttcttttttttgaaaaagggcTGGTGCAGCGACCCTTACACCTTatccattaatgaaaccatagaatacatgggggggacatAGTACCTTAACCCCGAATTGCAATAAGTATCAAGAGAACCACCCGAGATGATAACAGGCGCCTCACCTAAGAATATGCATTCTAACATGCACTatttagcaaagagtgctctacaggctactctattcgctttacaaatgTGGTGACAAACTAGAAAGATAATGCTCATGCAGAGCCATAAGTTACTAATACTAGCAGCTTTCTCAGTATGCTGCCACCGGAAATATAGCCCGGTGGCACTAagtttcattctgccactaggaggctgcgaccatttgacaaagcaaggaactcgccgcctacctagagcaaacaTGGTACGCAAGATGCGCAGGCCGGGACAAAACCCACACCTCCAAACCAAAAAAAGGTCAGGAATTATTGAAAACGTAAAATAAACAAGAGCTGAAAaaccaaagtagctaaaaagtaaAAGGAACATAACCCAGATGGAGCCCGACACCAGAGCCCAGGCCCAATATTCATTCAAGAATATGGGACGAGCCCACCAAGCAGAAATCCATGATGCAAGCAGACCGGAGACTGCGAAGCCAGCCTGGCCCAGCCCAACCACCTCCGACAGCCCACCATCAGCGCCGCACAGCCACCTTCTCCAGATCGCCGTCCACATCACTCCCTCCCCGTCGCGCCGTGGAGAGTCGCCCTCCTTTCCAAACCTCCCCTTCCCCAGATCGGAGTCCGGCGCCGCAACCCAGATCGGACCACACCAATCAGATCGAACCCAGATCGGGTCAGTCAGGCCCTCTCCAAGCCACGCCGCCACGATTTTGTCACCTCCAGTCCTCCTCCAAACCCGCGAAACCCCTCCCCGTCGCCAACCTTGCCTCCATGGCGGTCCAGCCGCCACTCTAGCCAACACTGATCCCATCGGCCAACACCAGGGGAACCACCACCCGCTAACAGCCTTGATCTACTCTACCATCACCATCGATCTCCTTATCACCGGATCTAAGACGCGAACCCAAAGGGCCACCAaatcccgtccgacgacagcgtcaccggacgcgccgccggacggaaCGATGAGAATTCTTTTctaaaaccctagagagaggagagaactcGAGATTGTTGCTTAATCTCTAGCTATGTTTTCTTAATGTACTGATTGTTGCTACGGGAAGTATTTATATTCTTCTTATGTGCTGCAATGCAGGCCAACTTTAATGACAAGTATGAAGTGAGAGAGAGTAGCGGCATTATGGGTTCCCAACTCCAGGACACTACTAAGGCCAAGAAGAAACTACTTAAGGAATAAGTGAATTTTGGTTCTTCATGTACTTTTGTTATGTTTATATATGGTTTAGGTTATCCTCTTAACTGTTCAAGCTTATTCAAATGAACAGCAGAGGTGTTGTTACCCTTTTGTAAATGCAGCTTCTGGTACAAATCTTATCAACATGTAGCTGACCTTGAAGCTGCCACTAATGATTTTTGTTAAACTTAATTGCAACTGTCTTTAAgttttatgatttattattttaattttgttatcatctattattagtttttttattttttaaggagGTGCCCTAACACTATACTTAATTACTTATCCGTGGAATGTCGAACTTGAGCCCCATTTCATACATTGACAAATAAAAGCCATACATTGACAAATAAAAGCATGATCATTAATTGGCGCACCCCGAGCCAAGTTTTCAATCATATAACTTATGGATTAAGGCTGTTCACCTGCTCAGTAACCGAGTATGAAAATTATGCGTAATAATAAGCAAAGATGACACTAACCGTACGCGAGAGTGCGGCCCTTTGGGCTAGTATGTATAATGCCTAAAGAGTACGAGTAGAAAATTACAATCAAGTAACAAACCAAATTTAAAATAACAGAAAACCCATCTTGTATTagatttatataaataagaacacaaaacccaaacccaaggaGAATGAAGTAGACCTAAAATCTGAGATTTCATGTGTACTTACgaattaatacaattttttgttaaaattactGTGATGCCATTGTCAAAAGGTTATGactttttttcttaaataatttcTTTAATACCAAATCTTTCAAAATTCATAAAAATTAGCTCGGCTATCCAAAAAATTCTCAGAAAATTCCAACGAACTCGTCATGTCGCGTACTTATTTATCAAACTCTTAAATCAAGAATTTCAACTTGTgaagaattttaaaaaaaaatattctcgagcacttAAGAAATAATGAGATCATAAATTAATTCGCCAACGATCTCAACTTAGCTCGACAAATAAATTTCCAGGGCTCACGTCTGACTCGTCCGGAATCAGCTAGTTGTGGCAATTTGATGACTAAGATCTAAGTTACGACTCGTTCGAGTTGAACAGAACTAACTTTCAATATTGTCTTAATCTTCaagtagtagcagaactggatgaGTGCGAGTGCAGCAGCAGACCTGAAGGAGTACGAGAAATGGAGTAGCAGGATGAGACGAGTGCAGTGGCAAAATTAGACGAtggcgagtgcagtagcagaacacgagtgcaagtgtagtagcagaactggatgagtatgagtgcagtgaGTGCAATAGAAGGATTGGACGactacagtagcaggattagatgatgacgagtgcagtagcaggattatacaatgatgagtgcagtagcagaacacgagtacaagtgtagtagTAAAACTGGACGAATATGAGTGCAGCAAGTGCAGTAGCatgattggacgagtgcaatagTAGAACATAagtacaagtgtagtagcagaactggacaaatataagtgcagcgagtgcagtagcaggatttgaacaaaaaagagtttgaattaaaaaaataattaatatttaGTCATCCATGCAGTAAGGTTAGAATTATAAATGTCTTATTGACATATGACAACAAAATAACAACTTGTCCTTATGTGTAAAATTTTGTCCTTATAAACTCAAAATCAACTTGTAAAGATGTATTTGTGAATTCATCTTTTATCAAGGGCTTATTTGtgatttgctaaatttttaatTTGTTGGTGGATGAGAAGAGTATCATAGACCTTAAAATACATCAAATTACATGAGAATCATGTATAACTGTATAAGTAAATCCATAAGCCACGAAGGGCCTCTTCCAAATAATGAGAACAATCGTCACCATTTAGGACTTTATTATTGATAAGGTAGTTTCTACATATATCAGAGTAATATTATTAACAAAGTTGTTATCTTTTCTTCATGAGAAAATGAAACACTCTGGAAAATTCTGAAATGTAATAAAATTGTCAAGTGGAAGGAGAGCTCCAAGCAAGTCGGAGCAGTGCGAAAACCctagaaacaaaaaaaattctcaaatttTCGTCGGAACGGCGAATTGGTTCTGTGCATCCACAGATGAGGATTAGTCGTTCTGGGGCCGGAGCAGGAGGATGGGAGCGCCTGAGTGGCGTTCGGATTGGGTACGACAAGCAGAAGGTCTCTTCCTTGATCAGTTCCGATCTGCGCGGTGGAGATTTCAAGCAAGGGCGGTGCGGCGGAAGGGATTTGCGCGGAGGGGGAAGGCTGGTGTGCAGCTGAGGCAAGTTATCGTTGCGGTTTCCCTTGTTTTGGGGTAAAGAAAGGCTGACAGAGGTTATGATTGATCCTGTTTTGGATCGGTTTTCgttttgaaataaaggttcGAGGCAATCCGGCCGGTGTTGTCAATTGGTGGCTACGTTCCGGTGAGGCAACGTGATTCCTTGGAAGCTGAGGTGCTGGTCCGGCAACACAGGCAACTCTGACCCGCACAATCTTGCTTGGTTTCTAGGCTTTTGGGCCTGCTCCAGGCTGATCTGCTTAATCTGGTGGGCTgggtatttattttatttaaggaATAAGTTTTATAACTTCTATTTAGgttattttgttattttaattcGACATGGCTTTATGTCAGTAACAAGTCCCTACCTAATCATGGTAGGGCGACATGGCTTTGTCCCAGACTACACACCTTCTGTGCCTTGTCTGCCCTAGGAAGGCAACGAGTTTCTTGCTCTGTCGAATGGTCGTAACCTCCTAGTGacaggatgaaactaagtgtcaccgGATGCGTTTTTTGGtagcaacatagtaggaaagcgaATCTTATTAGTATATTATGGCTTCGAGTAAGCATTTACTTTCCGATATGTCACCACATTTTGTAAATCAAATAGAGTAGCCCATTGTGCAgtcttcgctaattggtgcatgTTAAAATACATAGTTTTTATTGAGACTCTCGTTATTATCTCGAGATATTCTCTCTATGcctattgtaatttggggttcagatTTCATATTCCCCtcatgtattctgcagttttaTTAATGATTAAAGCTTAAGGGCAGCCGTACTAgccctctttcaaaaaaaaaaaaaaaacactcaggAAAGGAAGTGATACACACTAGTATAGTACATATAATCAACTATTCACTTCTACCTTAATCTTCTGCCCGAAGTCACAATCATATTCACATGTGAAATAATAGGTACCCGTGGTGGGCAAGGTAAAGACATCGCTGCCACTTGTCCAGATCCCATAGTTTGGAGCAGCATCACAATTATCGTACGCATCAGAATTAGCTGCTACCAGCACATTGTGACGCGACATAGTTGGataaatgaaaactgaaaaataaaaacaaaaaccaggGTATGAATTGCTATTATACTCATTTACAATACCTAATGTACACAAGTTTATTGGTAAATAGTAAACTACCAATAAGTGGAATttcacaacaatttttttttttttttttcaaaattcacacgcttttttttgttttctgtttcaaTTTATGCTATTATGTTAATGTAGCAATCCACAAAAATTTAGACACTATTCATTTGCTCATGTTTCTGACttcatggattttttttttttttttttttttttttttttttatattttggttCATGTAATAAGTAAAAAATTGTAGTGTATGAATTACATGCACAGATGTAAATGTGATTTATATTTTGAGTAGAGTTATAGGCTCAAAAAATATGTAACTATATATACTACTACGCTGCTGCAACAAAATTGCAGAATGTTATTGTACTACAGTGGGAAAGTATAGATTCTAATTACATGACATTAGTAGTACTTGTAACAAGatcaaatataaaaataaaactaaaacgTGCATAAAATCAGTTGGATGTTTCGGATTGAAACCAAGGGCCTCCAACCTGTAATTGTGTCATACGTACAATGACTTGTCCTACGGATTAGAATGTATATCAAGCCATACCAATTAACACATGCATGACCAAATCGTTAAGAAATTTAGTTTTAAAAAgcctaaaaagaaattaaggTATAGCCTAAACAAGATTTTACTACTGTAAAGAAAAAGGCACAAAATCCTCAGTACATATAACCAAACTTCTATGTAAAATGAATGCAGCAAAAAATAGGTACCTAAAGAATCTCCAACATGAAAAGTTTTGTCAGCAATCCAAGAGTAGTAATCAACATTAGAACTCCAACCCCGGTCATCACCAACAACATACTGCGTTGCCTCCATGCTCGGAAATACAGCAAACAAGGCAATCACAGCAAGTGCAGCAGTTATTCGTGCCATGTTATTATACAAAGCTAATTCTTGTTTATCTCTTTGAAGTAAACAATATTCACTCTTGTATAGGTTATAAGCCTTATAATTTATAGTCCTAATTGTTCAATCCTACATATAGAATTCGTTTGGCCGACTAGAAGGTAATAAGTTTATGCTTGTGACTATATCAATATGCCACTAACCAACTTGATCCCCTGGGATTATATATTATAATATGCCATATGGCTAGTTGGTTCATGTCGTTCTTTGGTCACAACGTTGCCGTCTTAGTTCTCTTGATAAATGGACAACTACAAGAATATTGCAGTTGTTAATTGTAATTGATGCCTATTTACTTTTCACTTGCTTGTATAAATCTTTGTGGCAGTACATGAATCTCTGTATGCAGATAgacatttgttttattttttcacattaCACCCATTTGTTTTGTTGTGTTTAGCTAGCTAAGATATTAATTACATCTCAATACTAGCCTGAAGCCTTGGCTCCCAAGATATTTGAAACTAGTTCCTTCTCACTTTTTGGTGATCGACTGAGATGTAACGGATTGTTTATGTATCTATAATATAATAAGTAAGTAAGAAATATTCAATTATTTATAACGGATTTTAGCTATACCATAAGTTAAGTTAAAATAATTATTAATATATAAGGGATTTCAATTTACTGAAAAATATATAATCAAAGTAAGAAATATTCAATTATTTATAATTGTAAAGCAGTTTCTAGATAAGTCCTCAATTGAGCTAGGATTCAGGGGTATTGGTTTTATTGTTGGGCCATTTTTATGGCGTTATTCCTGGGAAATATATGTTTTAGTTTTGGTGCTTTCTAGTTATCAATATGAAAGTGAATTGCCCTTCCACATGGCTTGTGGTTTTTGGATATGGTGTAAAAGAGGGTTGTTGTGTTTTAAATGAttactcgcaagcgcacgaatcgatTGTAGTATAGTTAGTGCAAgcacgaggtcgttccaacaaGGATTGAAACTTGAATTgaacacaaaaataaacaaacattgGGGAAGATTGTGATGGATGATTGAAATTATAACTAAACAACTAAgaatagaaacaaaagaattgaGAGAAGGGTTTTTTTAGAAGGTTAACAAAATATGAGAGTTGAATGCTAAGACTTTGAATCCACCACCTAGTACTTCTACTCTATTGCTAGCTGACAACCATTGAATTCCCTAGATTTTATGCTAATGATTCCCGTACATAAGCCTTATTGATCCCGGACAtatgccaaagttcttctaacTTATGAATTCCAACTTATTGATCATGTATAGAACTCACGTAGCCAAACTATAATTCACTCCACTTAATGATCAAgttcaagcaaacatgttcaactccattAAGCAAAAGAGAACtaggaaatcatgcaaacaagaatatcgactatgaCCAAGCACTTGTATccttaattcacaactctttaatcacaagattaattatcttttggcaccctagaaaacatcttgttaacgttagtgatccgtggggatcctagttagctataaataaagagatagagagagagagacacaagaagtatagtggttcgcctctgcatgagcgggagactacgtccacttgaaagctatactagtgtgtcgagccttgcggcctaacaagattacaagagatgtaatgaatgtcttgagttgtgggaggaggcattccttttatagatgaaggaatgcttctcttttacttgttcttcgatgtgggacaagcaaagttactattctagtctatttaacatgcagaaagccatgttgtggtggcatcttggcaagggcgggaaggtggcttcccggtggcggatttgcgacttccggataccgccgcgtagcctgaacatagggctacacgatgtatgtctcggttgggccttgccatgtcttgtggatgttccaaagtgggtgttacttatgcttggtgacgtagcaaatactccatattattggaggtatgtacaagtccccgaagtccccgagtaagagtagcttcttggttggggagttcaaatcatgaagtcatcaagcataagtaaccgggc
Protein-coding regions in this window:
- the LOC133717208 gene encoding mavicyanin-like, which encodes MARITAALAVIALFAVFPSMEATQYVVGDDRGWSSNVDYYSWIADKTFHVGDSLVFIYPTMSRHNVLVAANSDAYDNCDAAPNYGIWTSGSDVFTLPTTGTYYFTCEYDCDFGQKIKVEVNS